From a region of the Pontixanthobacter gangjinensis genome:
- a CDS encoding DUF5989 family protein gives MKTLVEFWRFLLVRKKYWLLPVFLVLALFGALIVMTQGTAISPFVYTLW, from the coding sequence ATGAAGACATTGGTCGAGTTTTGGCGCTTCCTGCTCGTGCGTAAGAAATATTGGCTGTTGCCGGTATTTCTGGTGCTGGCGCTGTTTGGCGCGCTGATTGTTATGACGCAGGGGACCGCAATTTCCCCGTTCGTCTATACTTTGTGGTAA
- a CDS encoding SxtJ family membrane protein produces the protein MDNTAHIPVKEGSDRAFAFLFALIFLVIAVYPLADSTGGVRVWASAIALLLWACGAFIPRIFHYPNRYWLKLGMLLGRITSPIILGIVFFGLVTPIALLSRLMGSDPLRVGLAVKRKDTYWIEREPAEGKPGEGEAATMSRQY, from the coding sequence TTGGATAATACAGCACATATACCAGTGAAGGAAGGTTCTGATCGCGCTTTTGCATTTCTTTTTGCGCTGATTTTTCTAGTGATTGCAGTCTATCCTTTGGCGGATTCAACCGGCGGTGTCAGGGTTTGGGCTTCGGCGATTGCATTGCTGTTGTGGGCATGCGGCGCATTCATTCCGCGAATTTTCCATTATCCCAATCGGTACTGGCTCAAGCTGGGTATGTTACTCGGGCGGATAACGTCACCGATTATTCTTGGAATAGTGTTCTTTGGCTTGGTAACTCCGATTGCACTTCTATCGAGACTCATGGGGAGTGACCCGTTGCGGGTCGGGCTCGCAGTGAAGCGCAAAGATACCTATTGGATCGAGCGTGAGCCTGCCGAAGGTAAACCGGGCGAAGGTGAGGCGGCAACGATGTCGCGGCAATATTGA
- a CDS encoding tetratricopeptide repeat protein: MEVKNVICAAAILCSCSVARAETLPVAGVYASGTDMDAEIHTIAVEGFGGDAGPELSFLLTDLLAEVEIHGKNWFSIVPAATLKNHLLGIGHIQAVDGDEAASAEDQLSTVAVLSGTARSQVNDYSISPKKVKTCAKKVAKKCVEHVVEVYECRNMTVSYTPSLRIVAPNGDLLYQNSNYLEATQSYCEDEDKVPDPDQMLGSLAAQYSYAARLDLAPQYRETEFRILERRNGLSKDDARSFKDAIHLTKTDPLGACSAFGGLEASNPNQLSVLFNIGLCREGKGDLTAAREYYLRALSVEPRRSVTQAGLERIESRIQAERQVMDRFDLN, from the coding sequence ATGGAAGTGAAGAACGTTATTTGTGCTGCGGCAATACTGTGCTCATGCTCGGTAGCTAGAGCAGAGACTCTTCCCGTAGCGGGTGTCTATGCGAGCGGCACTGACATGGATGCAGAAATCCATACCATTGCAGTCGAAGGCTTTGGCGGTGACGCTGGTCCTGAGCTTTCCTTCTTATTGACAGACTTGCTGGCAGAAGTGGAGATCCATGGGAAGAATTGGTTCTCCATCGTACCCGCTGCGACACTCAAGAATCATCTACTTGGCATCGGGCATATTCAAGCTGTTGATGGCGATGAAGCAGCAAGCGCGGAAGATCAACTTTCAACTGTTGCGGTGTTGAGCGGAACTGCTCGTTCCCAGGTCAACGACTATTCCATTAGTCCCAAGAAGGTGAAGACTTGCGCCAAGAAGGTAGCAAAGAAGTGTGTTGAGCATGTGGTAGAAGTCTACGAATGTCGAAATATGACGGTGAGCTATACGCCCTCATTACGGATCGTCGCGCCAAATGGTGATCTGCTCTATCAGAATTCAAACTATTTAGAGGCAACCCAGTCTTACTGTGAAGATGAAGATAAGGTTCCTGATCCTGACCAGATGTTGGGTTCGCTAGCAGCTCAATATTCCTATGCGGCACGGCTAGATTTGGCACCACAGTATCGTGAAACCGAATTCCGCATCCTCGAACGACGCAACGGTTTGTCAAAGGACGACGCGCGTTCCTTCAAAGACGCAATACATTTGACTAAAACCGACCCCTTGGGAGCATGCAGTGCATTCGGAGGGCTTGAAGCTTCAAATCCCAATCAATTATCGGTGTTGTTTAACATTGGTCTTTGTCGTGAAGGAAAAGGCGATCTTACGGCTGCGCGAGAATACTATCTCCGCGCTCTTTCAGTCGAGCCACGAAGAAGCGTTACCCAGGCTGGCTTGGAACGGATCGAAAGTCGCATCCAGGCAGAGCGGCAAGTCATGGACCGTTTCGATCTCAATTAA
- a CDS encoding glucose 1-dehydrogenase, giving the protein MSMKSLFDVSCKVAVVTGGSSGIGAMMARGLLENGAKVHISARKAERLEAKAKELSELGECIAIQADMSKVEGIEALVTEISKRESQVDILINNAGANWAAPLEDFPEKGWDKVMDINIKSIFFATQKFLPLLKAAGSSEDPARVINIASINGIRNSGMPTYAYSASKSGVIHLTEHLATDLASSSINVNAIAPGLFPSDMTKQIIEDDDMTKFALSQIPRGRMGKPEDIAGTAIFLCSQASSWMTGQTIVLDGGMISTA; this is encoded by the coding sequence ATGAGTATGAAATCCCTGTTCGATGTGAGCTGCAAAGTCGCGGTGGTAACCGGTGGATCAAGTGGTATCGGTGCAATGATGGCCCGTGGGCTGCTGGAAAATGGCGCGAAAGTTCACATTTCCGCGCGAAAAGCAGAACGTCTTGAAGCAAAGGCCAAGGAGCTGTCTGAGCTGGGCGAATGTATTGCGATCCAGGCTGATATGTCGAAAGTCGAGGGGATCGAAGCGCTGGTCACGGAAATCAGCAAGCGTGAGAGCCAAGTTGACATCCTGATCAACAATGCAGGCGCCAACTGGGCTGCACCACTAGAGGACTTCCCTGAAAAAGGCTGGGACAAGGTCATGGACATCAACATCAAATCCATTTTCTTCGCAACACAGAAGTTCCTCCCGCTATTGAAAGCGGCCGGCAGCAGCGAAGATCCCGCGCGGGTGATCAACATTGCCTCGATCAATGGAATCAGGAATTCGGGCATGCCGACTTATGCTTACTCAGCCAGCAAATCAGGCGTAATTCATCTGACAGAGCATCTGGCAACCGATCTGGCATCCAGCAGCATCAATGTGAATGCAATCGCCCCAGGCCTTTTCCCAAGCGACATGACGAAACAGATTATCGAAGATGACGATATGACAAAATTCGCGCTGTCCCAGATTCCGCGCGGAAGGATGGGCAAGCCTGAAGATATTGCTGGCACGGCAATATTCCTGTGTTCCCAGGCATCCTCGTGGATGACAGGCCAAACGATAGTGCTGGACGGAGGCATGATCTCCACCGCTTAG
- a CDS encoding cytochrome b, translated as MYGSNFESWVAMAIIVTSVLTAWTMNYRAPKVRAFGTFLAALGCFAVVFWFAAILGTDVLDNPKPNQTPMDSAKPALMWIQATIALIAALMLSWTAVKQLGSTTELDLPLANEPDRYGRVSRILHWTTAILFISLFPIGMFASMIPEDTWFRNQYYVVHKTIGVLVFALLLVRLVWNRRSKRPDLDPSLKPTERKWAHRVHILLYVMLIAMPVTGYVMTSFHGFPTYFFAWELDPLWGKSDAYIIWGTFHKYLLPYLLYIILGAHILGALKHHFIDRHSGALKRMVA; from the coding sequence ATGTACGGTTCCAATTTCGAAAGCTGGGTCGCGATGGCGATCATTGTCACTTCGGTGCTCACGGCCTGGACGATGAACTATCGCGCTCCGAAGGTCCGAGCATTCGGAACCTTCCTGGCTGCGCTGGGCTGTTTCGCGGTTGTATTTTGGTTTGCAGCCATTCTGGGAACAGATGTTTTGGATAATCCCAAACCCAATCAGACCCCGATGGATTCAGCCAAACCCGCGCTGATGTGGATTCAGGCCACTATCGCACTGATCGCAGCGCTGATGCTGTCGTGGACGGCCGTGAAGCAGCTCGGAAGTACCACAGAATTGGATCTGCCGCTGGCAAACGAGCCTGATCGTTACGGGCGTGTCTCGCGTATCCTCCATTGGACAACGGCGATATTATTCATTTCGTTGTTCCCGATCGGGATGTTTGCTTCCATGATCCCTGAAGATACCTGGTTCCGTAACCAGTACTATGTCGTCCACAAGACGATCGGCGTGCTGGTATTCGCCTTGTTGCTGGTCCGGCTGGTATGGAACCGTCGATCTAAGCGGCCTGATCTTGACCCGTCGCTTAAGCCCACAGAGCGAAAGTGGGCTCACCGCGTGCACATCTTGCTGTATGTGATGCTGATTGCCATGCCAGTCACCGGCTATGTCATGACCAGCTTTCATGGCTTTCCGACCTATTTCTTCGCGTGGGAGCTCGACCCCCTTTGGGGCAAAAGCGATGCCTACATAATCTGGGGCACATTTCACAAATACCTGCTGCCCTATTTACTATACATCATACTCGGCGCTCATATCCTTGGCGCCTTGAAGCACCATTTTATTGACCGCCACAGCGGTGCTCTCAAGCGAATGGTCGCTTGA
- a CDS encoding NAD(P)H-dependent oxidoreductase produces the protein MPNKTLIDLLNWRYATKKMDPAKSVPEDKVDAIIEAIRLAPTSSGTQPFEVVLVTDPDVLAQIRAAASDQSPITDGSHLLVFAAWDNYTEARIDEVTDLNIEARGDIPLIHQYYGNLKSNYVPRSAEVNYAHAARQAYIALGIALVAAAEQEVDCTPMEGFDPASVDAILGLNGRGLRSVVLLPLGYRDPAGDWLLPMAKVRKPRERMVKRVS, from the coding sequence ATGCCAAACAAGACACTGATCGATCTGCTGAACTGGCGATATGCTACCAAGAAGATGGACCCGGCCAAGTCGGTTCCAGAGGACAAAGTCGATGCAATCATCGAAGCGATCCGATTGGCACCAACCTCAAGCGGTACACAGCCATTCGAAGTGGTCCTTGTGACCGATCCGGACGTTCTCGCACAGATACGCGCCGCAGCAAGCGACCAATCGCCGATCACCGATGGCTCGCACCTTTTGGTGTTTGCCGCGTGGGACAATTACACCGAGGCGCGCATCGACGAAGTGACTGATCTGAACATCGAGGCGCGCGGCGATATTCCGCTGATCCATCAATATTACGGAAACCTCAAATCCAACTACGTCCCGCGCAGCGCAGAGGTGAATTACGCGCATGCCGCGCGCCAGGCCTATATCGCTTTGGGAATCGCGCTGGTCGCTGCAGCAGAACAGGAAGTCGACTGCACGCCGATGGAGGGATTCGACCCCGCTTCGGTGGACGCCATTCTGGGCCTGAACGGACGGGGCCTGCGCTCAGTCGTGCTCTTGCCGCTTGGTTATCGAGATCCGGCTGGGGACTGGTTGTTGCCCATGGCCAAGGTGCGCAAACCTCGTGAGCGCATGGTCAAAAGGGTCAGCTGA
- a CDS encoding winged helix-turn-helix transcriptional regulator, whose protein sequence is MLKCEPPSERVLAQGAGQCPDCKRINEVLARVGDRWSVLVIISLAQYGTLRFNELKRNLGISQRMLSRTLQELARDGLVHRKQYPTIPPKVEYTLTNMGESFREPVNALGIWALENLTNIDEARASYDEVAD, encoded by the coding sequence ATGTTGAAATGCGAGCCGCCTTCAGAAAGAGTTCTTGCACAAGGTGCCGGGCAGTGCCCGGATTGTAAGCGTATCAACGAGGTCCTGGCCAGAGTTGGTGATCGCTGGAGCGTGCTCGTGATAATTTCGCTCGCTCAGTACGGAACGCTGCGCTTCAACGAATTGAAGCGGAACTTGGGGATTTCGCAGCGAATGCTGAGCCGGACCTTGCAGGAACTGGCGAGGGACGGGCTTGTCCACCGCAAACAATACCCGACGATCCCGCCAAAGGTTGAGTACACGCTTACCAATATGGGGGAATCCTTTCGCGAACCGGTCAATGCGCTTGGCATTTGGGCCCTTGAGAACCTGACGAACATCGATGAAGCAAGGGCCAGCTACGATGAGGTGGCGGATTGA
- the gpmA gene encoding 2,3-diphosphoglycerate-dependent phosphoglycerate mutase, with amino-acid sequence MPTLILVRHGQSQWNLENRFTGWWDVDLTEKGIEEAKAAGVLMAEKGVLPTTAFTSFQTRAIKTLNLALGECDRLWIPVIKDWRLNERHYGGLTGLNKQETRDKHGDEQVHIWRRSFDVPPPPMEAGSKYDLAADPRYAGIDIPNTESLKLTIERVLPYWESDILPVLASGETVIISAHGNSLRALVKHLSNISDDDITGLEIPTGEPIIYEFDDDMQPGERYYLKDK; translated from the coding sequence TTGCCGACCCTAATTCTTGTCCGCCATGGCCAAAGCCAGTGGAACCTTGAAAACCGCTTCACCGGATGGTGGGATGTCGACCTAACCGAGAAGGGCATCGAGGAGGCAAAAGCCGCCGGGGTGTTGATGGCGGAGAAGGGTGTATTGCCCACCACCGCGTTCACATCATTCCAGACCCGAGCGATCAAGACACTGAATTTGGCCTTGGGCGAATGCGACCGTTTGTGGATCCCAGTGATCAAGGATTGGCGGCTCAATGAACGCCACTATGGCGGACTGACCGGGCTTAACAAGCAAGAAACCCGTGACAAACACGGCGACGAACAAGTCCATATCTGGCGGCGCAGCTTCGATGTGCCGCCGCCGCCGATGGAAGCGGGCAGCAAATATGATCTGGCGGCCGATCCGCGTTATGCAGGAATTGATATTCCCAACACCGAGAGCTTGAAGCTAACCATTGAGCGTGTGCTGCCCTATTGGGAAAGCGACATTTTGCCGGTTCTGGCCAGCGGTGAGACCGTGATAATTTCCGCGCATGGCAACTCGCTTCGCGCACTGGTGAAGCATCTGTCGAACATCTCGGATGATGACATTACCGGGTTGGAAATCCCGACTGGCGAACCGATCATCTATGAATTTGATGATGATATGCAGCCTGGCGAACGCTATTATTTGAAGGATAAATGA
- the purE gene encoding 5-(carboxyamino)imidazole ribonucleotide mutase yields MMAKVAIVMGSQSDWPTMQCASGVLEELGVETDVRIVSAHRTPDRMVEFAKNAAEEGITVIIAGAGGAAHLPGMIAAMTHLPVLGVPVQSKALSGLDSLLSIVQMPAGVPTGTLAIGEAGATNAGLLAAAILATNDGALTDRLKAWRAARSDAVAERPAE; encoded by the coding sequence ATGATGGCTAAAGTTGCTATCGTGATGGGCAGTCAATCCGATTGGCCGACCATGCAATGCGCATCCGGCGTGCTTGAGGAATTGGGCGTTGAAACCGACGTTCGGATTGTTTCTGCGCACCGCACGCCTGACCGGATGGTGGAATTTGCGAAGAACGCGGCTGAAGAAGGCATTACAGTCATCATCGCCGGTGCAGGCGGTGCCGCGCATTTGCCCGGCATGATCGCCGCGATGACGCATCTTCCGGTATTAGGTGTCCCCGTCCAGTCGAAAGCGCTTTCGGGCTTGGACAGCTTACTGTCGATTGTGCAGATGCCAGCTGGTGTTCCCACTGGCACGCTGGCGATTGGTGAGGCTGGCGCAACCAATGCTGGACTGCTCGCCGCTGCAATCCTCGCCACCAATGATGGTGCGTTGACCGATCGGCTAAAAGCTTGGCGCGCAGCGCGCAGCGATGCCGTAGCCGAGCGGCCGGCAGAATGA
- a CDS encoding 5-(carboxyamino)imidazole ribonucleotide synthase translates to MLKAGGTIGILGGGQLGRMMAMAAAQLGYHCKIFAPERESVAAQVSDDFFFNKWDDTAALNAFAQQCDVITWEFENVPVDPLSAIEDRLHPHPRALETAQDRLNEKRFVEGLGGKPAAYVTIDSHNDLIAAIDRIGAPGILKTRRDGYDGKGQWRIDSSRDAEGLRLPDTATIYEGFVEFFAEFSVILVRGHDGEIRFWDSAENVHIDGILASSTLPASDRVCAQVEEARKLAASIAQALDYVGVLTCEFFATHEGPIFNEMAPRVHNSGHWTIEGAVTSQFENHIRAICGLPLGDTATTAPRIQMQNLVGKQAKTALDLLSEPDTHLHLYGKKQARDGRKMGHITRIGRD, encoded by the coding sequence ATGCTGAAGGCCGGGGGAACAATCGGGATTTTGGGTGGCGGGCAGCTTGGCCGGATGATGGCGATGGCTGCCGCGCAATTGGGCTATCACTGCAAGATATTTGCGCCCGAACGCGAATCTGTCGCGGCGCAGGTCAGCGATGATTTCTTCTTTAACAAATGGGATGACACCGCCGCGCTAAATGCTTTTGCGCAGCAATGCGATGTGATAACTTGGGAATTCGAGAATGTCCCGGTTGACCCGCTGTCGGCCATTGAAGACCGGCTCCACCCTCACCCGCGAGCGCTGGAAACTGCGCAAGACCGGCTGAATGAGAAACGCTTTGTCGAAGGACTCGGCGGCAAGCCTGCCGCCTATGTCACGATCGATTCGCATAACGACCTGATCGCGGCGATTGACAGGATTGGCGCGCCCGGCATCCTCAAAACCCGCCGCGACGGCTATGACGGCAAGGGCCAGTGGCGAATTGACTCCAGCCGCGATGCAGAAGGTCTGCGACTGCCTGACACCGCTACAATTTATGAAGGCTTCGTCGAATTCTTCGCCGAATTTTCAGTTATATTAGTTCGCGGTCATGATGGCGAAATACGCTTCTGGGACAGCGCCGAAAATGTCCACATAGACGGCATTTTGGCCAGCTCGACCTTGCCTGCCAGCGACAGAGTTTGCGCGCAAGTCGAGGAGGCGCGCAAATTAGCCGCCTCGATTGCGCAGGCACTGGATTATGTCGGTGTGCTGACCTGCGAATTCTTTGCGACGCATGAGGGGCCGATCTTCAATGAAATGGCTCCGCGAGTGCACAATTCGGGACACTGGACCATCGAAGGCGCGGTCACCAGCCAGTTCGAGAACCATATCAGAGCGATATGCGGATTGCCGCTGGGTGATACGGCGACCACTGCGCCGCGAATCCAGATGCAGAATCTGGTCGGCAAGCAAGCAAAGACTGCGCTTGATCTGTTGTCAGAACCGGACACGCATCTGCACCTCTATGGTAAAAAACAGGCGCGTGACGGCCGTAAGATGGGTCACATAACGCGGATCGGACGCGATTGA
- a CDS encoding dihydrofolate reductase: MSEAQSQTIVLIYARAENGVIGKDGTLPWHLPADLKHFKALTMGPDGMGRPMIMGRKTFESLPGILPGRRHIVLTRRERWDSAGAEVAHSAKQALSLAGPGEVAIIGGAAIYDVFHPLANRIELTQIHAEYDGDTFMKPLGPEWTIVRSEDHPATSDRPAYSFCTLERSE, encoded by the coding sequence ATGAGTGAAGCGCAATCCCAAACCATTGTCCTGATTTACGCCCGCGCTGAAAATGGCGTGATCGGCAAGGATGGCACTTTGCCTTGGCACCTCCCGGCTGATTTGAAACACTTCAAAGCCCTTACCATGGGACCAGATGGTATGGGCCGCCCCATGATCATGGGGCGCAAGACATTTGAAAGCTTGCCCGGCATCCTTCCTGGTCGCCGCCACATTGTGCTGACTCGCAGGGAGCGGTGGGACAGCGCAGGCGCGGAGGTCGCACATTCAGCCAAACAGGCGCTGAGCCTGGCAGGCCCCGGAGAAGTCGCGATCATAGGTGGGGCGGCGATTTATGATGTCTTTCACCCGCTAGCCAACCGGATCGAGCTAACCCAAATTCATGCCGAATATGACGGCGATACTTTTATGAAGCCGCTTGGGCCAGAATGGACAATCGTTCGAAGCGAAGATCATCCTGCAACCAGTGATCGCCCCGCCTATTCCTTCTGTACATTGGAACGCAGCGAATGA
- a CDS encoding dipeptidase encodes MIRKILLSLIGLLVIGTIAFFILAPGMIERDMNRIDGKPLPEISAEAQALHDTLTIVDLHSDTLLWKRNLLDRAERGQMDLPRLQDGNVALQIFSSVTKTPKDQNYDSNSAESDNITGLVIGQLQPTHTWDSLLQRSLWHGQKLDKAAEGSDRALLKISNAETLAELFEARDAATDTKPVGAMLSIEGLHNLEGNAENLGLLFEAGFRMASLTHFFDNELAGSMHGLKKGGLTPMGREVMARMEQIGMIVDIAHLSKAGVAEVLASATRPVVSSHGGVQATCKVNRNLNDNEIRGLAETGGIIGIGYWEGAVCDTSPAAIAKAMKHVRDLVGIKHVALGSDYDGAVTVRFDTSGLVQVTQALMEAGFSEDEIRDVMGRNAIRVLTAGIMPAPAAALNTPEAVDPAE; translated from the coding sequence ATGATCCGCAAAATCCTCCTGTCGTTGATCGGCCTGCTGGTCATTGGCACCATCGCGTTCTTCATACTTGCTCCGGGAATGATCGAACGCGACATGAACCGGATCGATGGCAAGCCGCTGCCCGAAATTTCGGCCGAAGCGCAGGCGCTGCATGACACATTGACTATCGTCGATTTGCATTCGGATACGCTACTGTGGAAGCGTAATCTGCTCGATCGGGCCGAGCGAGGCCAGATGGATTTGCCGCGTCTGCAGGATGGCAACGTCGCGCTGCAAATTTTCTCCAGCGTGACCAAAACGCCGAAGGACCAAAATTACGATTCCAACAGCGCCGAAAGCGATAATATCACCGGACTGGTGATCGGCCAGTTGCAGCCGACACATACATGGGATTCGCTACTGCAGCGGTCGTTATGGCATGGCCAAAAACTGGACAAAGCCGCAGAGGGGTCGGACCGCGCGCTGCTTAAAATTTCAAACGCCGAAACGCTGGCAGAATTATTCGAAGCGCGCGATGCGGCCACTGATACCAAGCCTGTCGGGGCGATGCTCAGCATAGAGGGTCTGCACAATCTCGAGGGCAATGCGGAAAATCTCGGCCTGCTGTTCGAGGCAGGGTTTCGCATGGCCAGCCTGACCCATTTCTTCGACAATGAACTGGCCGGATCAATGCATGGCCTCAAAAAAGGCGGTCTTACGCCGATGGGCCGCGAAGTGATGGCACGGATGGAACAGATCGGCATGATCGTCGACATCGCACATTTGAGCAAGGCAGGCGTCGCCGAAGTGTTGGCAAGCGCGACCCGTCCGGTTGTCTCAAGCCATGGCGGTGTGCAGGCCACCTGCAAGGTCAATCGAAATTTGAACGATAACGAGATCCGCGGCCTTGCGGAAACCGGAGGCATTATCGGCATCGGATATTGGGAAGGCGCGGTATGCGACACCTCACCCGCAGCAATCGCCAAGGCTATGAAGCATGTCCGCGATCTGGTCGGGATCAAGCATGTTGCATTGGGCAGCGATTATGACGGCGCAGTAACCGTGCGGTTCGACACGTCGGGACTGGTCCAGGTCACACAAGCCTTGATGGAAGCAGGTTTCAGTGAAGATGAAATCCGCGATGTCATGGGCCGCAATGCAATTCGCGTATTGACCGCCGGGATTATGCCTGCGCCAGCCGCCGCACTGAACACCCCAGAGGCGGTGGATCCCGCCGAATGA
- a CDS encoding bifunctional riboflavin kinase/FAD synthetase — MRWLDHREAPPESLRGAILALGNFDGFHKGHQAVAGEAIRWAREEGRPAIVATFDPHPVSFFKPDIEPFRLTTLEQRQELYVEAGATAMLVFHFDHALASTTAGEFIGDLLAERLAIAGVVTGEDFTFGKARGGNADILREVGAKHGIKARTISPVGDSDEVISSSRIREALRAGNPQEAARLLTRPFAIRGIVQHGDKRGREIGYPTANLSVENYLRPKFGIYAVTGRILTTGEELKGAANIGIRPQFEPPKELLEPYFFDFAGDLYGQEIEVAFHHFLRGEAKFDSLEELMEQMERDCTRAAELLG; from the coding sequence ATGAGATGGCTCGACCACCGCGAAGCGCCGCCTGAAAGTCTGCGCGGCGCAATTCTGGCGCTCGGCAATTTTGATGGGTTTCACAAGGGCCATCAAGCAGTTGCTGGCGAGGCAATCCGCTGGGCGCGTGAAGAAGGCCGACCGGCAATCGTCGCGACATTCGATCCGCATCCGGTCAGCTTTTTCAAGCCCGATATCGAACCCTTCCGTCTGACCACGCTTGAACAGCGACAGGAACTATACGTCGAAGCTGGCGCGACCGCGATGCTCGTTTTCCATTTTGACCACGCGCTTGCCTCCACAACAGCGGGCGAGTTCATTGGCGATCTGCTGGCCGAACGATTGGCTATAGCTGGAGTGGTGACGGGGGAAGACTTCACCTTTGGCAAAGCCCGCGGCGGCAATGCTGATATACTGCGCGAAGTGGGCGCGAAACACGGCATCAAAGCGCGCACAATCAGCCCTGTTGGTGACAGCGATGAGGTCATCTCCTCCAGCCGCATCCGCGAGGCGTTACGCGCAGGGAACCCGCAAGAGGCAGCGCGGCTGTTGACGCGGCCATTCGCGATCAGGGGTATTGTCCAGCATGGAGACAAGAGGGGGCGCGAAATCGGCTATCCCACTGCCAACCTTTCAGTGGAGAATTATCTCAGGCCCAAATTCGGCATTTATGCCGTGACCGGGCGGATTCTTACCACCGGCGAAGAATTGAAGGGTGCAGCTAATATCGGTATCCGGCCCCAGTTCGAGCCGCCCAAAGAATTGCTCGAACCCTATTTCTTTGATTTCGCCGGTGACCTTTACGGGCAGGAGATAGAAGTGGCGTTTCACCATTTCCTGCGTGGTGAGGCCAAGTTCGATTCGCTCGAGGAACTGATGGAGCAGATGGAGCGCGATTGCACCCGCGCTGCAGAATTGCTGGGATAG
- a CDS encoding glycerophosphodiester phosphodiesterase family protein: MKIWLTRLGFLAALGFVALTVVNASWLAKAPGGSVKLVAQRGVAQVAHDTRLGPDNCTAAAIEPPLHDFIDNTGPSAKHAGILGMRLIEIDLAMTKDGDLAVFGDTSLDCRTDGSGPVGSKTMEELGALDAGYGYTADSGKTFPLRGKGVGAIRPLERFLQSVSSTNRLVFNFGSDDHTEADLLATKLKLVGRDPEKRTDVFFGDAAPVARIKEIYPEAWAFSPEAAKQCASDYVLTGWTSFLPESCKGGTMIIPVDEQWKFWGWPNKLIARMAEFGGTIIVSGPESAGEPIAGLTLPEQLGDIPRDFNGYIWVDDTWAIAPALYPSSDRRSKDEIAATNAALEKRRERQ, encoded by the coding sequence ATGAAAATATGGCTCACACGGCTGGGGTTTCTGGCCGCGCTCGGATTTGTCGCGCTGACTGTCGTCAATGCCAGCTGGCTGGCCAAAGCGCCGGGGGGCTCGGTTAAGCTGGTGGCCCAGCGCGGCGTTGCGCAAGTGGCACACGATACCAGGCTGGGGCCTGATAATTGCACTGCGGCCGCAATCGAACCGCCGCTGCACGATTTCATCGACAACACTGGCCCATCGGCGAAACACGCGGGAATTCTTGGTATGCGGCTGATCGAAATCGATCTCGCCATGACCAAAGATGGCGATTTGGCTGTATTTGGTGACACAAGCCTCGATTGCCGGACAGATGGCTCAGGGCCGGTTGGCAGCAAGACGATGGAGGAGCTTGGCGCGCTCGACGCAGGATATGGCTACACTGCAGATAGCGGCAAGACTTTCCCATTGCGCGGCAAGGGGGTGGGCGCGATCCGTCCGCTGGAACGATTCCTGCAATCGGTTTCTTCGACCAATCGCTTAGTGTTCAATTTCGGCTCTGATGATCATACAGAAGCTGACCTGCTCGCAACCAAGCTGAAGCTGGTAGGGCGCGATCCTGAAAAACGCACCGATGTGTTTTTTGGCGATGCCGCTCCGGTTGCGCGGATCAAGGAAATTTACCCCGAGGCATGGGCGTTCAGCCCCGAAGCGGCAAAGCAATGCGCCAGCGATTATGTGCTGACCGGCTGGACCAGCTTTCTGCCCGAAAGCTGCAAAGGCGGCACCATGATCATTCCGGTGGATGAGCAATGGAAATTCTGGGGCTGGCCCAACAAGCTGATTGCGCGGATGGCAGAATTTGGCGGCACCATCATCGTCAGTGGGCCGGAAAGCGCGGGCGAGCCGATTGCCGGCCTGACCTTGCCCGAACAATTGGGCGACATCCCGCGTGATTTTAACGGCTATATCTGGGTCGATGACACCTGGGCGATTGCTCCTGCCCTCTATCCGAGCTCCGACCGGCGCAGCAAAGACGAGATCGCCGCGACCAATGCCGCGCTGGAGAAACGCCGCGAGCGACAATAG